The genomic region TGCGCTCGTCGCCCAGTTCGCTGCGCGGCACTTCATTACCGCCTGGCTGTGGAGTGGCGCCGGCCTGGGTCTCACCAGTGCCGGCTTCGCCCTGGCCTTGGGACGACTGTTCGCCGCCCTGGGCCGTTTGCCCGCTGGCGCCCGGTTGCGCAGTTTGGCCGGGTTGGGCGGTTTCGTCATCTGCGTTTTTTGTCGGCTGGTCCGGCTCGGGCTGCGCTTGCGCCTGCATCAGCGTTTCAACCAGGGCTTTGTTTTTCAGCGCCGGTTGCAGGTCGGGCTGGGCTTCCAGGGCCTGTTCATAAGCGTCAATGGCGGCTTCCAGTTCACCGGCCTTGGCCAGGGCATTGCCACGATTGTAGTGGGAATAGGCGTCGCTGTCCTGGGCAAAACGTTTAATGGCCTCGGCGTAGTTGCCCGCTTCGTACAGCGCCACGCCTTGCCATTGCGGGTCCTGGAAGCGTTCGGCGGCTTCGGCCGGGCGCTTGTGCTTGAGCAGGTACTGGCCTTGCTGGTCGGGGCGCAGCCACAGGTCTTGCAGTTCAAAGGCATAGCTGGGCTGCGGGGCGCCCAACAGCAGTAACGGCAAGCAGAACAGCCAGCCGCGCCGCCCGGCGCAGGCCGCCAGCAGCAGCAGCGGCAGGAGCAGCCAGTAACCCTGGTCGGCCCAGGTATCCAGGAGCAGCAACTGGCCATCGTTGCGCAGGGCCTGTGCGTTGTCGAGCAGGCCGAGCTGGCGCAGGTCCTTGTCATCCAGGCGCGCCGCCCGGTAGCGGCCACCCATTTCACTGGCGAAGGCCTTGAGGGTCGGGCTGTCGAGGCGCGGCACCAGGATCGCGCCCTGGTCGTCCTTGAGGAACTCGCCGCTTTCCTGGGTCACTGGCGTGCCTTCGCGGCTGCCGATGCCGAGGATCGACAAGGGCGGTGCCTGGGCACTTTGCAGTTGCAGGCGGATGCCTTGGCGTTCCTGTTTCGACAGCGAGGAGCCGACGAGCAGCAGGCGCCCCTGGCCCAGGCCGCCTTGCTTGAGCAGGCCCATGGCCTTTTCAACCGCCAGGTCGGCACGGTGGCCGGGCTCGGGCATGATCGAGGGGCGCAGGGCTTCGAGCAGGTTGCGGCTGGTGGCCAGGTCATCCGAGAGCGGCACCAGGGTGTGGGCGCTGCCGGCATATACGACGATCGCGGTTTGCGCATCGCTGCGCGCTTGCAACAAGTCATACAGCTTGCGCCGCGCCTGCTCCAGGCGGTTGGGCGGGCTGTCGGTGGCGAGCATTTCCGGGGTCAGTTCCAGCAGTACCACCAACGGATCGGAGGGTTTCTGGCTGGACTGTTCCACCCGTTGCCAGCTAGGGCCAAGCAGCGCCAGTACGGCCAACAGCCAGGCTATGCCGAGCACCACCCAGGGCGATTTGCTCTCGCGACCGTTGCCACCACTGAGCAATACGGCATGGAAGGCCGGCGGCAGGATCATCTGCCAGCGCCCGGCGCGTTTTTGCCGGTGCCACAACTGCCACAGTAACCAGCCAAGCAGCGGCAACAGCAACAGCCACCACGGGCGCAACCAATGCGGCCACAGGACGATCATCGGCGCCTCCGCAAACGCAGGCGCTGAAGGCGCTGGCGCCATTCAGGATGTTGTTGCAGAAAAATCCCCTTGCTCGACAGCTTGTTGAACCAGCGTTGTAAAACGTTGTTCGGCCAACGCTCCTGGATCACCAGCAACAGGCTCAAGATCAGCGCCAGGGCCAACGGGGCGCTGTACAACGCGTGGGCCGGGCGCGCTTGGGTCGGTTGTTGTTCGACGGGCTCCAGGGTGTCGAGCGTCTCCTTGACTTGCTGCAGCTCCTCGCCGTCATGGGCGCGGAAATATTGACCGCCAGTGGCTTCGGCCAAGGCTTTGAGCGCCGGCTCGTCGAGGTCCAGACTCGGGTTCACGCCGAGGATGCCCAATGAACCGGTTTGCTCGGGGTCGGCACCGATGCCGATCGGGTAGATTTTTACCCCTTCTTCGGCCGCCAGGCGCGCCGCCGTCAACGGATCGATCTGCCCGGCGTTATTGGCGCCATCAGTGATCAGGATCAGCACACGACTTTGCGCCGGACGCTGGCGCAGACGCTTGAGGGCCAGGCCGATGGCATCGCCGATAGCGGTGTTCTTGCCGGCAATGCCGATGCGCGCTTCGTCCAGCCAGGTGCGCACCGTGCGCCGGTCGAAGGTCAGCGGTGCTTGCAGATAGGCTTGGCTGCCGAAGAGGATCAGGCCCACGCGGTCACCTTCACGCTCCTGCAGAAAGTCCCCGAGCAGGTGCTTGACCAGGGACAAGCGACTCACGTCTTCGCCCTGCCAGTGCATGTCGGGGAAGTCCATCGAGCCGGACACGTCGACCGCCACCAGCAGATCCCGGCCACTGGCAGCAATTGGCAAGGGTTCGCCAAGCCATTGCGGGCGGGCGGCGGCGGTCAGCAGCAACAGCCACAGCACCACGAAAGGGGCTTGCTGGCGCCAGCCGGGCAGGTTGGCGCGGGCGCGACGGCGGGCCAGGCCTTCGAGGTCGCTGAGGTAACTGACTTTCAACGCCGGCTCGCCGCTGTCGGCCACCGGCAGCACCAGGCGCATCAACCAGGGCAAAGGCAACAGGGCGAAGATCCACGGCCAGGCGAACTCAAACATGTTTGCGGATCCAGGTGTCGACGGCCTGGGTCAGGCCGGCGATGGCTTTGTCATCGAGTTTGCATTCGGGTTTGTAGGCGCCTTCCACCAGCACCATCCAGCGCGTCAGGCCGGCCGCGGGGCAGCGGTTATCCAGGAAGGCCAGCCATTTGCGCCCGTTGAGGGTGTGGCTCTGGCTGTAAGGGTAGTCGTTGCGACACAGGCGCTTGAGCAGGCCGTTGAGTTGTTGCAGCCAAGCGCCGGCGGGGGCGCCGTCGTAAGGCTTGGGCATCAGCGCCAACTCGGCCAGGGCGGCGATGCGCAACGGGTCCAGCGGTTGTTCGGCGCGGGCCACGGGGTGGCGGGTCGGCAGCAAGTGACGCAACGACCACAGGCCCCAACCGAGCAGTGGGATCACCAGCAGCAACAGCCACCAGCCCGGCGCAGGTGGCCAGAAACCAATGGTTG from Pseudomonas synxantha harbors:
- a CDS encoding DUF4381 domain-containing protein; translation: MSSLDQLQPLIAPPTIGFWPPAPGWWLLLLVIPLLGWGLWSLRHLLPTRHPVARAEQPLDPLRIAALAELALMPKPYDGAPAGAWLQQLNGLLKRLCRNDYPYSQSHTLNGRKWLAFLDNRCPAAGLTRWMVLVEGAYKPECKLDDKAIAGLTQAVDTWIRKHV
- a CDS encoding vWA domain-containing protein gives rise to the protein MFEFAWPWIFALLPLPWLMRLVLPVADSGEPALKVSYLSDLEGLARRRARANLPGWRQQAPFVVLWLLLLTAAARPQWLGEPLPIAASGRDLLVAVDVSGSMDFPDMHWQGEDVSRLSLVKHLLGDFLQEREGDRVGLILFGSQAYLQAPLTFDRRTVRTWLDEARIGIAGKNTAIGDAIGLALKRLRQRPAQSRVLILITDGANNAGQIDPLTAARLAAEEGVKIYPIGIGADPEQTGSLGILGVNPSLDLDEPALKALAEATGGQYFRAHDGEELQQVKETLDTLEPVEQQPTQARPAHALYSAPLALALILSLLLVIQERWPNNVLQRWFNKLSSKGIFLQQHPEWRQRLQRLRLRRRR
- a CDS encoding tetratricopeptide repeat protein, whose protein sequence is MIVLWPHWLRPWWLLLLPLLGWLLWQLWHRQKRAGRWQMILPPAFHAVLLSGGNGRESKSPWVVLGIAWLLAVLALLGPSWQRVEQSSQKPSDPLVVLLELTPEMLATDSPPNRLEQARRKLYDLLQARSDAQTAIVVYAGSAHTLVPLSDDLATSRNLLEALRPSIMPEPGHRADLAVEKAMGLLKQGGLGQGRLLLVGSSLSKQERQGIRLQLQSAQAPPLSILGIGSREGTPVTQESGEFLKDDQGAILVPRLDSPTLKAFASEMGGRYRAARLDDKDLRQLGLLDNAQALRNDGQLLLLDTWADQGYWLLLPLLLLAACAGRRGWLFCLPLLLLGAPQPSYAFELQDLWLRPDQQGQYLLKHKRPAEAAERFQDPQWQGVALYEAGNYAEAIKRFAQDSDAYSHYNRGNALAKAGELEAAIDAYEQALEAQPDLQPALKNKALVETLMQAQAQPEPDQPTKNADDETAQPGQTAQPGASGQTAQGGEQSSQGQGEAGTGETQAGATPQPGGNEVPRSELGDERTTTPPLRPADTRLEGERRQALEQWLQEIPDNPGELLRRKFWYEQQQHQDTTR